DNA sequence from the Malus domestica chromosome 11, GDT2T_hap1 genome:
AATTTTTGTTGATTTGGCGATGCTGTGCGTAGAAGAGCAGCAGGATAAACGCCCTAGAATGGGGGAAGTGGTGAAAGAGATCGAGAACATAATGCAGCTAGCTGGTTTGAACACTGGTGATCAATCAGCGTCCAGTTCACCAAGTTATGACTACACAAGTGCCGATGATTTGCTGCCGTCCTCAAGGCAGTCAAGTTCTTGATTATAGTCCGAGATTACATATCGGTTTATGTTACCGCCCTCTTGCAAACGTTGGTAAATCATTTCATGTTTCAGCTCTCTTGTAGACGTGGGTTAGGTCAGTTAATCAATGCAATGTGCTCGCCCTCTTGCACACGAGTTCAAATCCCCATTCCTGTAAATTAGTTTAGTTTAGAGTAGAATAATTACATTGTCATCTTATTTTCCAAATCTCTCTACACCCTCGAAGAAAAAGAACCAGGTTTAAACTTCACACTAGATGAAGGGTCACATGGTGATTGCGCAGCTTGACTCGTATTTGCCGCTGAACCGACTGCCAATGTCGACTCTTACTTGCGAAATCCGCATTCAACTACGACTGAGGAAAATAGAAATCTAAAATTCAGGCAGTGAACAATATTTCCGCAGGCAAGTGTGATTAAGTTACAACAGATTTTGAGACCATTGCTTGAATGGAAAGGGCATTCTACAGACAACCACTTCAACTGCAAATCTCATTAACACAATTTTCCGCTTGCACTTTCCAATTCGTTGTCATGCCTTCCTTTCTCGCTAAGAGGTAAGTTGTAAAACTCTGACAAATAAACCAAAGCCTCTGAGTTGCTATCACaaaccttccaaagtgatgcaAGCTCTCCCTTGGAGAGGGTGCCCCAGTCCTCACAATCATCAAGGAAGTTCAGTAGCTTTGAATAGAATGAGTCGTAGTTCATCAACAACAACGGAACTGGAAGCTTTGACCCAATTCGTTCCAGTTGAATCAGTGCTAATATCTCAAAAACTTCATCGAGAGTACCAATCCCACCAGGGAGAGCAACAACAGCAGTCCGTTCGGAACTACTGCTTCTAACTACAGCATCTACCAAACCATGCTTCCTAGCAGAGAAAAACCTGCAAGTATGAAGCAGTTATACAATTTGGTAGCAGTTCTAAAATGCACTTATGAACTttctaacaaataattatatctTTCCTGCATGTGAGATACACTTCTGATGGTAGGTAGGGATGATAATTTGATGCTGTCCATTCACCAGCTTCTTTACCAATCTTAAATCCACCAACCGATTTTCCTGCTCGCAAAGCACCTTTAGTAGCAGCATCCATTAGTCCTGGACCAGCCCCAGTCCATGAAGTACATCCCAAAAGATTTGCAATCTGCTCAGAAGATGTGGGGAAATACAAATTTAATGAAGTAGAATACCGAGCATATTAAATTCCATAATGCATTTGATGTTTTAAAGCTCAGGTTCCTGTCCTGCAATCTCGTTGCCTTTAAATTGATGCTCGTAAAAACTTTTTACATGAAGGGGTGATTTGTAGGGAAATAGAGGTAGGAAAAAGTGACTCACCTCTGTGCTTAACTCTAGCGTTTTCGAATAATGTGAATGATCAGGTCCCATCCTTGAAGAACCCAAATACACGACTCCTCTCCCAAGTCTGTGTATCAGTTCATAACATCGTTGTATCTCTTTCCTGACCTTTCAACGATAAACAAATATTAGGAAATAAGCTCTTAAAGGCTTCAATTCAGCCTGTCAATTAAGCTTAAACCAGCAACTATTCTATTTAAACAAGCAATAACAGTAAAGAGCAAGACAACTGGGATAAGATATCGTCTGTTAACAAAAGAACGGCTTCACACGCTATGCTAAAATTTGTTAAATAAAAGATCAATTTGCAATGACACATTCCTCTCCCAAGTGTATCAGTAAATAAAAAGCATTGCAATGTATTCCCAGTCAGAAGATAAAGCTAATAACCCAGTAATGATTCGGTTGAAACAaagtattcataatttcatagtaAGCAATACTCCTGGAACACAGATAATGCCTGCCTGCACAAAACTAGTAGTAAAAGCAGGGCAACGTTTTCGGATATGCAGTATTAAAACAAATTATACAAAAGATCAAATTCTCAGCAGACTTAGTTGAGAATTTGAGTGACAAAATAACTTAGTAACAACAGAATCGTTGCCAATGTTGT
Encoded proteins:
- the LOC103430070 gene encoding probable cytokinin riboside 5'-monophosphate phosphoribohydrolase LOGL10; translated protein: MGFSVLGSVGSHILVRNSYEGTLKIQSFRERERPTISFELSRSRSYHGRIKSSKSELLDFDERTSPNEVRKEIQRCYELIHRLGRGVVYLGSSRMGPDHSHYSKTLELSTEIANLLGCTSWTGAGPGLMDAATKGALRAGKSVGGFKIGKEAGEWTASNYHPYLPSEVYLTCRFFSARKHGLVDAVVRSSSSERTAVVALPGGIGTLDEVFEILALIQLERIGSKLPVPLLLMNYDSFYSKLLNFLDDCEDWGTLSKGELASLWKVCDSNSEALVYLSEFYNLPLSEKGRHDNELESASGKLC